Proteins encoded together in one Mycobacterium sp. MS1601 window:
- the prfB gene encoding peptide chain release factor 2 (programmed frameshift), with protein sequence MDLDRQDQITALDTTLTTVERVLDVEALRGRIEKLEHEASDPNLWDDQSRAQKVTSELSHAQSELRRVEELRQRVDDLPVLYELAAEEGGADELAEADAELAKLREDIEAMEVRTLLSGEYDQREAVVTIRSGAGGVDAADWAEMLMRMYIRWAEKHNYGVEVFDTSYAEEAGIKSATFAVHAPYAYGTLSVEQGTHRLVRISPFDNQSRRQTSFADVEVLPVVETTDHIDNPEGDLRVDVYRSSGPGGQSVNTTDSAVRLTHIPTGIVVTCQNEKSQLQNKVSAMRVLQAKLLERKRLEERAEMDALKGDGGSSWGNQMRSYVLHPYQMVKDLRNEYEVGNPTAVLDGDIDGFLEAGIRWRNRKDDEQ encoded by the exons GTGGACCTCGACCGGCAAGACCAAATCACTGCACTGGACACCACCTTGACCACGGTGGAACGGGTGCTCGACGTCGAGGCATTGCGCGGCCGGATCGAAAAACTCGAGCACGAGGCCTCCGACCCCAATCTCTGGGACGACCAGTCGCGGGCCCAAAAGGTGACCAGCGAGCTGTCCCACGCCCAGTCGGAATTGCGTCGTGTGGAGGAACTGCGTCAGCGCGTCGACGATCTTCCGGTGCTGTACGAACTGGCCGCCGAGGAGGGTGGCGCCGACGAGCTCGCCGAAGCCGACGCCGAACTGGCCAAGCTGCGCGAGGACATCGAGGCCATGGAGGTCCGCACACTGCTGTCCGGTGAGTACGACCAGCGTGAAGCCGTGGTCACCATCCGGTCCGGCGCCGGCGGAGTCGACGCCGCCGACTGGGCCGAGATGCTGATGCGGATGTACATCCGCTGGGCCGAGAAACACAATTACGGGGTCGAGGTGTTCGACACCTCCTACGCCGAAGAAGCCGGCATCAAGAGTGCGACCTTCGCGGTACACGCGCCTTACGCCTACGGCACGCTCTCGGTGGAGCAGGGCACCCACCGGCTGGTCCGCATCAGCCCGTTCGACAACCAGAGCCGGCGCCAGACGTCGTTCGCCGATGTCGAGGTGCTGCCGGTGGTCGAGACCACCGATCACATCGACA ATCCCGAAGGTGATCTGCGCGTCGACGTCTACCGCTCCAGCGGCCCGGGCGGGCAGTCGGTGAACACCACCGACTCCGCGGTGCGCCTGACCCACATCCCGACCGGCATCGTGGTCACCTGCCAGAACGAGAAGTCCCAGCTGCAGAACAAGGTGTCGGCCATGCGCGTGCTGCAGGCCAAGCTGCTGGAACGCAAACGCCTGGAGGAGCGCGCCGAGATGGATGCCCTCAAGGGCGACGGCGGCAGCTCATGGGGCAATCAGATGCGGTCCTACGTGCTGCATCCGTACCAGATGGTCAAGGACCTGCGTAACGAGTACGAGGTGGGCAACCCCACCGCGGTGCTCGACGGTGACATCGACGGCTTCCTCGAGGCGGGAATCCGCTGGCGTAACCGAAAAGATGACGAGCAGTAG
- a CDS encoding mechanosensitive ion channel family protein: MTSSSAFLALNWAGGWHSFWTGEIGVWIRDRGLRILMLVLLAILIARFVNWSAQKVTRRIDADFQESDALVRSETAKHRQAVASVISWVTIALVFVVVLVQITSILAIPIGSLVAPAAVIGAALGFGAQRIVQDLLSGFFIITEKQYGFGDLVTLTLGSSNDATGTVEDVTLRVTKLRTSDGEVFTIPNGQIMKSLNLSKDWARAVVDVPVPASADLNKVNELLHAVCENAMDDPEMRELLLDAPQLMGVESIELDTVNMRIVARTLPGKQFEVGRRLRLLVVAAFNRAGIATPSESMPMVGAIVHPATSGGAEEETQGPAGQR, translated from the coding sequence ATGACGAGCAGTAGCGCCTTCCTGGCCCTGAACTGGGCAGGGGGGTGGCACAGCTTCTGGACCGGCGAGATCGGCGTCTGGATTCGCGACCGCGGTCTGCGCATCCTGATGCTTGTCCTGTTGGCGATACTGATCGCCCGGTTCGTCAACTGGTCTGCCCAGAAGGTCACCCGACGCATCGACGCCGACTTCCAGGAGAGCGACGCGTTGGTCCGCAGCGAGACGGCCAAACACCGGCAGGCGGTCGCGTCGGTCATCTCGTGGGTCACCATCGCGCTGGTCTTCGTGGTGGTGCTGGTCCAGATCACGTCCATCCTGGCCATCCCGATCGGCTCCCTGGTGGCCCCGGCCGCGGTGATCGGTGCCGCGCTGGGTTTCGGCGCCCAGCGCATAGTGCAGGACCTGTTGTCGGGGTTCTTCATCATCACCGAGAAGCAGTACGGCTTCGGTGACCTGGTGACGCTCACCCTTGGTTCGTCCAACGACGCGACGGGCACCGTCGAGGACGTCACCCTGCGCGTGACCAAATTGCGTACCAGTGACGGCGAGGTCTTCACCATCCCCAACGGGCAGATCATGAAGTCACTGAACCTGTCCAAGGACTGGGCCCGCGCCGTGGTCGACGTGCCGGTGCCGGCCAGCGCCGACCTGAACAAGGTCAACGAACTGCTGCACGCCGTCTGCGAGAACGCCATGGACGATCCCGAGATGCGCGAGTTGCTACTGGACGCCCCCCAGTTGATGGGTGTCGAGAGCATCGAACTGGACACCGTGAACATGCGCATCGTCGCCCGGACTCTGCCCGGTAAACAGTTCGAGGTGGGCCGGCGTCTGCGTCTGCTGGTGGTGGCGGCGTTCAACCGGGCCGGCATCGCCACACCGTCGGAGTCCATGCCGATGGTCGGTGCCATAGTGCATCCGGCGACCTCAGGCGGCGCCGAAGAGGAAACGCAGGGACCGGCGGGCCAGCGATGA
- the ftsE gene encoding cell division ATP-binding protein FtsE: MITLDNVTKQYKQSARPALDNVSVKIDKGEFVFLIGPSGSGKSTFMRLLLAEEHPSSGDIRVSKFHVNKLAGRHVPSLRQVLGCVFQDFRLLQQKTVFENVAFALEVIGKKPDTINRVVPDVLEMVGLSGKANRLPAELSGGEQQRVAIARAFVNRPLVLLADEPTGNLDPDTSKDIMDLLERINRTGTTVLMATHDHHIVDSMRQRVVELSLGRLVRDEQRGVYGMDR, from the coding sequence ATGATCACCCTCGACAACGTGACGAAGCAGTACAAGCAGTCGGCGCGCCCTGCGTTGGACAACGTCAGCGTCAAGATCGACAAGGGTGAGTTCGTCTTCCTGATCGGCCCGTCAGGCTCAGGCAAATCCACCTTCATGCGGCTGCTGCTGGCCGAGGAACACCCCAGCTCCGGCGACATCCGAGTGTCGAAATTCCACGTCAACAAGCTGGCGGGCCGGCACGTCCCGAGTCTGCGGCAGGTGCTCGGCTGCGTGTTCCAGGACTTCCGGTTGCTGCAGCAGAAGACGGTGTTCGAGAACGTGGCTTTCGCATTGGAAGTCATCGGCAAGAAACCCGACACCATCAACCGCGTCGTCCCCGACGTGCTGGAGATGGTGGGGCTGTCCGGCAAGGCCAATCGGCTGCCGGCCGAGCTGTCCGGCGGTGAGCAACAGCGTGTCGCGATCGCCCGTGCCTTCGTCAACCGGCCGCTGGTGCTGTTGGCCGACGAGCCCACCGGAAACCTGGACCCGGATACCAGCAAAGACATCATGGATCTGCTCGAGCGGATCAACCGCACCGGGACCACGGTGCTGATGGCCACCCATGACCACCACATCGTCGACTCGATGCGCCAGCGTGTGGTCGAGCTGTCGCTGGGCCGCCTGGTCCGCGACGAGCAGCGCGGCGTTTACGGAATGGATCGTTAA
- the ftsX gene encoding permease-like cell division protein FtsX: MRFGFLINEVVTGLRRNVTMTIAMILTTAISIGLFGGGLLVLRLADQSRDIYLDRVETQVFLTDDISANDLTCDTPQCQGLRQAIESRDDVSSVRFLNREDAYEDAVRRVPQYRDVASKDAFPASFIVKLDDPEQHADFDAAMVGQPGVRSVLNQKELIDRLFAVLDGISSAAFAVALVQAVGAVLLIANMVQVAAYTRRTEIGIMRLVGASRWYTQLPFLLEAVIAATLGVIIAVLGLITVRALFLENALDQFYQANLIARIDYADILYISPILFGLGVLMSGATAYATLRLYVRR; encoded by the coding sequence GTGCGCTTTGGCTTCCTGATCAACGAGGTCGTCACCGGGCTTCGTCGCAACGTCACCATGACGATCGCGATGATCCTCACCACGGCCATCTCGATCGGCCTGTTCGGCGGCGGCCTGCTGGTGCTGCGACTGGCCGACCAGTCCCGTGACATCTACCTCGACCGCGTCGAGACCCAGGTGTTCCTCACCGATGACATCTCCGCCAATGACCTGACCTGCGACACACCGCAGTGCCAGGGGCTGCGCCAGGCGATCGAGTCCCGCGATGACGTGAGCTCGGTGCGGTTCCTCAACCGTGAGGACGCCTACGAGGACGCGGTGCGCCGGGTACCGCAGTACCGCGACGTCGCCAGTAAGGACGCGTTCCCGGCGTCGTTCATCGTCAAGCTCGACGACCCCGAACAACATGCCGACTTCGACGCGGCCATGGTGGGCCAGCCGGGTGTGCGCAGTGTGCTCAACCAGAAGGAGCTGATCGATCGGCTGTTCGCGGTGCTCGACGGGATTTCCAGCGCGGCGTTCGCCGTTGCGCTCGTGCAGGCCGTCGGCGCCGTACTGCTGATCGCCAACATGGTGCAGGTCGCCGCCTACACCCGAAGAACCGAGATCGGGATCATGCGTCTGGTTGGTGCCAGCCGGTGGTACACGCAGCTGCCGTTCCTGCTGGAGGCGGTGATCGCCGCCACTCTAGGTGTGATCATCGCCGTCCTGGGATTGATCACGGTGCGGGCGTTGTTCCTGGAGAACGCACTCGACCAGTTCTACCAAGCCAATCTCATCGCGCGCATCGACTACGCCGACATCCTCTACATCTCCCCGATACTGTTCGGTCTGGGTGTGCTGATGTCAGGAGCAACGGCGTATGCAACGTTGCGCCTCTACGTACGTAGGTAA
- the smpB gene encoding SsrA-binding protein SmpB translates to MAKTGAAKKIVDKRNNQVVATNRKARHNYTILDTFECGVVLQGTEVKSLREGQASLADAFATVDDGEVWLRNLHIPEYHLGTWTNHATRRNRKLLLHRGEIDNLTGKIRDGNLTLVPLSIYFLDGKVKVELALARGKQAHDKRQDMAKRDADREITRELGRRAKGMR, encoded by the coding sequence ATGGCCAAAACAGGCGCGGCGAAGAAGATCGTCGACAAACGCAACAACCAGGTCGTGGCGACCAACCGCAAAGCTCGACACAATTACACGATCCTGGACACCTTCGAGTGCGGTGTGGTGCTGCAGGGCACCGAGGTGAAGAGTCTGCGGGAAGGCCAGGCCTCCCTGGCCGATGCGTTCGCCACGGTCGACGACGGAGAGGTCTGGCTGCGCAACCTCCACATCCCGGAGTATCACCTGGGCACCTGGACCAACCACGCCACGCGGCGCAACCGCAAGCTGCTGCTGCACCGCGGCGAGATCGACAACTTGACGGGCAAGATCCGCGACGGCAACCTCACCCTGGTTCCGCTGTCGATCTATTTCCTGGACGGCAAGGTCAAGGTCGAATTGGCGCTGGCCCGCGGTAAGCAGGCCCACGACAAACGCCAGGACATGGCCAAGCGGGACGCCGACCGTGAGATCACCCGTGAGCTAGGGCGTCGCGCCAAGGGCATGCGCTGA